Proteins encoded together in one Candidatus Nitrosocaldus cavascurensis window:
- the rpl7ae gene encoding 50S ribosomal protein L7Ae, protein MSKPYYVKFEIPREMVNLIYEAVRIARQTGNVRRGTNETTKAIERGNAKLVIIAEDVEPPEVVAHLPILCEERNTPFVYVPSKKQLGEALGIDVQAAAACITDAGDARQAVEQIINTVKSMKR, encoded by the coding sequence ATGAGTAAGCCATACTATGTGAAGTTTGAGATACCAAGGGAGATGGTGAACCTGATATATGAGGCTGTGAGGATAGCAAGGCAGACAGGTAATGTAAGGAGAGGTACGAATGAGACAACAAAGGCAATTGAGAGGGGAAATGCAAAACTGGTTATAATTGCAGAGGATGTGGAACCTCCAGAGGTGGTTGCTCATCTACCAATACTATGTGAGGAGAGGAACACACCATTTGTGTACGTTCCAAGCAAGAAGCAGTTGGGTGAGGCACTTGGTATAGATGTGCAGGCAGCAGCAGCATGCATAACAGATGCTGGCGATGCTAGACAGGCTGTGGAGCAGATAATTAATACTGTAAAGAGTATGAAGAGGTAG